One Pirellulales bacterium genomic region harbors:
- a CDS encoding glutathione peroxidase yields the protein MTWFKIAGVACLCAVLFMGTAPAAEKPEQAAAAGWDLKMKALDGSDVNFADYSGKVLLIVNVASNCGYTGQYKALQALHEKYGKEGLVIIGVPANDFGAQEPGSDEEIAKFCADKYNVSFVMLSKVPTIVGENKIPLYKMLTDKTANAKTAGEVKWNFTKFLVGRNGKVLARFEPGIKPESNEVVKAIEAELDNK from the coding sequence ATGACTTGGTTCAAAATTGCCGGGGTGGCCTGTTTGTGCGCGGTGTTGTTTATGGGCACCGCCCCCGCGGCAGAAAAGCCCGAACAGGCTGCGGCGGCTGGTTGGGATCTCAAAATGAAAGCCCTGGACGGTTCCGATGTCAACTTCGCCGATTATTCCGGCAAGGTTTTGCTGATCGTCAATGTGGCCAGTAATTGTGGTTACACGGGACAGTATAAGGCCCTGCAAGCCTTGCATGAAAAATATGGCAAAGAAGGCCTGGTGATCATTGGCGTGCCCGCAAACGACTTTGGCGCACAAGAACCAGGCAGCGACGAGGAAATCGCTAAATTCTGCGCGGATAAATACAACGTGTCGTTTGTCATGCTCTCCAAGGTTCCCACCATCGTCGGCGAAAACAAGATCCCGTTGTACAAAATGCTGACGGATAAAACCGCCAACGCTAAAACAGCGGGCGAAGTTAAATGGAACTTTACCAAATTTTTAGTCGGGCGGAATGGCAAGGTTCTGGCTCGTTTTGAACCCGGGATCAAACCCGAATCCAACGAGGTCGTCAAGGCGATCGAAGCGGAGCTGGACAATAAGTAG
- a CDS encoding RHS repeat domain-containing protein, translated as MQLRLYQSQVGGISVPAVTSTATTGTSLVTKLITQWNYDVAGNTLSMIERPTTGLARAEFHIYDDLNRHVAQISPREGVTSFTYDAAGNMTSLRDPVQNVTEWTFDRRNRLTADTITLTETDSTNNSTGDIIQRRRLFAYDDLERGSPSKKSGTQGTCSLAAQRQEAFLQIFPLHPVGYLCCAHWNKFQCKPLTTPPPARRKMSLPHG; from the coding sequence TTGCAGCTGCGGCTGTATCAGTCGCAAGTGGGCGGAATTAGCGTGCCGGCGGTGACCTCCACGGCCACGACCGGGACGTCGCTGGTGACGAAGCTGATCACCCAGTGGAACTACGACGTGGCGGGGAACACGTTGTCGATGATCGAGCGGCCGACAACCGGCCTGGCCCGGGCGGAGTTTCACATCTATGACGACCTGAACCGCCACGTTGCGCAAATCTCCCCGCGGGAGGGGGTGACGTCGTTCACGTACGACGCCGCGGGGAACATGACCAGCCTCCGCGATCCGGTGCAGAATGTGACCGAATGGACGTTCGACCGCCGCAATCGCTTGACCGCCGACACGATCACGCTGACGGAAACGGACTCCACCAACAACTCGACGGGGGACATTATCCAGCGGCGGCGGCTGTTCGCCTATGATGACCTGGAGCGGGGTAGCCCAAGTAAAAAATCGGGTACCCAAGGAACTTGTTCCTTGGCCGCGCAGCGGCAAGAAGCATTTCTTCAAATTTTTCCGCTACATCCAGTGGGCTACTTGTGCTGCGCACACTGGAACAAGTTCCAGTGCAAACCACTCACCACGCCACCGCCGGCGCGGCGCAAGATGTCTTTACCCCACGGTTAG
- a CDS encoding ABC transporter ATP-binding protein gives MQKRPPTRPILEVRQAVREYVVGEVTVAALRGIDVKIHRGEFVAIMGPSGSGKSTLLNLLGAIDVPTTGEVFLEDANMAEMNDDERTLLRRRKIGFIFQRIHLLPTLTAVENVALPLQLDGVPRNQALTRAELALHSVNMDARGHHLPSAMSGGEQQRVAIARALVIEPAIVLADEPTGSLDSVNGQQIVELLRKLVDDGQQTIVMVTHDPQVAAQADRIIHVRDGHLAEASYELVAH, from the coding sequence ATGCAAAAACGACCACCAACACGTCCAATTTTGGAAGTACGCCAGGCGGTGCGCGAATATGTTGTCGGCGAAGTCACGGTGGCGGCCCTTCGCGGAATTGATGTCAAGATTCACCGCGGAGAATTTGTCGCCATTATGGGGCCTTCCGGATCAGGCAAAAGCACGCTTCTCAATTTGTTGGGGGCTATTGATGTCCCCACCACGGGGGAGGTGTTTTTGGAAGACGCCAATATGGCGGAAATGAACGATGATGAACGAACATTATTGCGTCGCCGCAAAATCGGTTTTATTTTTCAGCGCATTCATTTGCTTCCCACGCTGACCGCTGTCGAGAATGTGGCATTGCCATTGCAACTGGACGGCGTTCCCCGCAATCAGGCCCTGACCCGGGCCGAATTAGCCCTGCATTCCGTTAATATGGACGCGCGGGGGCATCATTTACCCAGTGCCATGTCGGGGGGTGAACAGCAACGCGTGGCTATTGCCCGGGCATTGGTCATTGAACCCGCGATTGTGCTGGCCGATGAACCGACCGGCTCGCTAGACAGCGTTAATGGCCAGCAGATCGTGGAACTGTTGCGCAAATTGGTGGATGACGGCCAACAAACGATTGTCATGGTAACGCACGATCCACAAGTCGCCGCCCAGGCGGACCGGATTATCCATGTGCGGGATGGCCATTTGGCCGAGGCCTCTTACGAACTGGTCGCCCACTAA
- a CDS encoding tetratricopeptide repeat protein, with amino-acid sequence MTEHSFPRNRFLVCPLLWGSGLLLLGLCQPGCLLWRERTPVPADVASCRQLSQRGLYALQKGDVDVAERFLRRAVQTNPRDPQAQHYHSELLWMQGDKIGSLSAAEQARALAPEDPQLLAHVAEKYLELEQLAEAKQLADEAVDLCPQCVAAWTVRARANQASGQWESARADYERALQLSPRNPTLLLELADVHRQLNRPLRALAVLGTLRETYPPGEETSELLTREAAAYAALDRLPDAILAQRQAVERQPLPAAFEQLAAYQRAAGDEAGAVASLAQARHTPANLFAPPPAAAIAESNPAATLR; translated from the coding sequence ATGACCGAGCATTCATTCCCACGTAATCGGTTTTTGGTCTGCCCCCTGCTGTGGGGGAGCGGGCTATTATTGTTGGGACTGTGCCAGCCGGGGTGCCTGTTGTGGCGCGAGCGCACGCCGGTACCGGCGGATGTCGCCAGTTGCCGCCAATTATCCCAACGGGGGCTGTATGCCTTGCAAAAGGGGGATGTTGACGTCGCGGAGCGGTTCTTGCGGCGGGCGGTGCAAACCAATCCCCGCGACCCCCAAGCGCAGCATTACCATAGTGAATTATTGTGGATGCAAGGAGACAAAATTGGCTCCCTTTCCGCCGCCGAACAAGCCCGCGCGCTCGCCCCGGAGGATCCGCAATTGCTGGCGCATGTGGCGGAAAAATATTTAGAACTAGAGCAACTGGCGGAAGCAAAACAACTGGCGGACGAGGCGGTCGACCTTTGTCCCCAGTGCGTCGCGGCCTGGACGGTCCGCGCGCGGGCGAACCAGGCCAGCGGTCAGTGGGAATCCGCCCGCGCCGATTATGAGCGGGCTTTACAGCTAAGCCCGCGCAATCCGACGCTCTTGCTGGAGTTGGCGGATGTGCACCGTCAACTCAACCGCCCCCTGCGGGCATTGGCGGTCCTGGGGACCCTGCGCGAGACCTATCCCCCCGGCGAGGAAACTTCCGAGTTGCTCACGCGCGAGGCCGCCGCCTATGCCGCGCTCGACCGTCTGCCCGATGCCATTCTCGCTCAGCGCCAGGCGGTGGAACGCCAGCCGCTACCGGCCGCATTTGAGCAGTTGGCCGCGTATCAACGCGCGGCGGGGGATGAGGCGGGCGCCGTCGCCAGTCTGGCCCAGGCCCGGCACACTCCGGCAAATTTGTTTGCCCCCCCTCCCGCGGCCGCTATTGCGGAAAGCAATCCCGCAGCAACCCTTCGATAA
- a CDS encoding FtsX-like permease family protein: protein MALLRLSLQEMYRRPARTLLTLASIVLAVASIVAVWIGTSSARRAYALVSAPPGGVEQYEIVDRDGGKIPLDQTDALYEQLPVRLIAIAQGQGAIRVQGKKLRTIISGVDLVEGGDSAYWKLVKGDWQAENMEGTPVWLEEEIAASLEAKPGEQVLLFTRRGVERLTCAGVFHNLSLMSLQNASVVLTLEDHQAIFGGGENIDLLRLEIPAQIEAAATKGGPEQTDHEPVPGDSANKPASAVAAVPPAEKLLTAADVLQKIRQLIPESWELRKPVRLGEMGDQSLKAVSSGMDFIMALSLGMAGFMILNAFLMNVSERRKQLAILRAIGATRSQILRVMLSEGFLLGVFGSLIGVPLGVWGASFLSATLQNISQMQPQLVPLDWTGLVIGALAGPLVALLGAYLPARSASQIHPAEGLSANPVDQPDQIPLRHAITAALIFGVCGLVIVLVIQRQLPHFWSIPSGLGMIVAFLYMVPVIIKPLLGGLSRLLWVGGDVEKNLARQQLLRRHTRTVLTVGVLIVAVNSGIGSGNTIITHLNDVQDWYARALPGDYSLRTLHGIENAAALSTPEATIASDLRANPLVQKVETMQFARGRAAELPVTAIVRSKEPGAKFPLDVAPSDEQAVAAKFEAGEVITSAVFAHRANVAIGDEITVELNNKKSRLRIAALTRDYNPGGMTLYFSDQVAREQFDLQDIDMYLVTAKPGQAEALGISLAPFAKEQSLTLKSFNEMKQVLDNILTGIQGAYWLLLVMGFVVAAFGIVNTMTMNILEQTHEIGLLRIIGMTRGQIRNLFMIQAALIGMSSALIGGFAGVVTAYIMQRTSEPILGYSVPFSLHWPLLIWSCLLAVIIGVVAAIWPIRHAVRLELATALASE from the coding sequence ATGGCACTGTTGCGTCTTAGTCTTCAAGAAATGTACCGCCGCCCGGCGCGCACGCTGCTAACACTGGCCAGCATTGTCCTGGCGGTCGCGTCGATTGTGGCGGTCTGGATCGGCACATCTTCCGCGCGGCGGGCTTATGCCTTGGTATCGGCCCCGCCGGGCGGGGTTGAGCAATACGAGATCGTGGATCGCGACGGGGGTAAAATTCCCCTGGATCAAACAGATGCCCTGTACGAACAACTCCCCGTGCGCTTGATTGCCATAGCCCAGGGGCAGGGGGCCATCCGCGTGCAAGGCAAAAAGCTGCGCACGATTATTTCCGGCGTGGATCTGGTGGAGGGGGGGGATTCCGCTTATTGGAAGCTGGTCAAAGGGGATTGGCAGGCGGAAAATATGGAAGGGACCCCCGTCTGGCTAGAAGAAGAAATTGCTGCCAGCCTCGAAGCCAAACCAGGTGAGCAGGTGTTGCTCTTTACCCGTCGCGGAGTAGAACGGCTAACCTGCGCGGGGGTGTTTCACAATCTTAGCCTGATGTCCCTGCAAAACGCCAGCGTGGTGCTCACCCTGGAGGATCATCAGGCGATTTTTGGCGGTGGAGAAAACATTGATCTGTTGCGGTTGGAAATTCCCGCCCAAATCGAAGCCGCGGCGACAAAAGGGGGGCCGGAGCAAACTGATCATGAGCCAGTCCCGGGCGACTCCGCTAATAAGCCTGCTTCTGCCGTAGCCGCAGTTCCACCAGCGGAAAAACTACTTACTGCGGCCGACGTTCTGCAAAAAATCCGTCAACTTATTCCCGAATCTTGGGAATTACGCAAACCCGTCCGCTTGGGCGAAATGGGGGACCAATCGTTAAAAGCGGTTAGTTCGGGGATGGATTTTATCATGGCCCTCTCGCTGGGGATGGCGGGCTTTATGATTCTCAACGCGTTTTTGATGAATGTCAGCGAACGACGCAAACAACTGGCCATTTTGCGCGCTATTGGCGCCACTCGCTCCCAGATCCTCCGCGTCATGCTGAGCGAGGGCTTTTTGCTAGGGGTGTTTGGATCCCTCATCGGGGTCCCTTTGGGCGTGTGGGGAGCCAGTTTTCTGAGCGCCACGCTGCAAAATATATCGCAGATGCAGCCCCAACTGGTGCCGCTGGATTGGACGGGACTGGTGATCGGCGCGCTCGCCGGCCCCCTGGTCGCCCTTTTAGGAGCATACCTCCCCGCCCGCTCCGCTAGCCAAATCCATCCCGCCGAGGGGCTATCCGCCAATCCCGTAGACCAACCGGACCAGATTCCCTTGCGCCACGCAATTACCGCGGCGCTGATCTTTGGTGTTTGCGGACTGGTGATAGTGCTAGTGATCCAGCGGCAGTTGCCGCATTTTTGGTCGATCCCCAGCGGACTGGGGATGATCGTGGCGTTTTTGTATATGGTCCCGGTGATTATCAAACCGCTGTTGGGGGGATTATCACGCCTGTTGTGGGTGGGGGGCGATGTGGAGAAAAATCTCGCCCGGCAACAACTCTTGCGGCGGCATACCCGGACTGTGTTGACCGTGGGGGTGCTGATTGTGGCGGTCAATAGCGGCATAGGCTCGGGAAATACGATCATTACCCACTTAAACGATGTTCAAGACTGGTACGCGCGGGCGTTACCGGGGGACTATTCGCTACGTACGCTGCACGGCATCGAAAACGCCGCGGCGCTCTCCACGCCCGAGGCGACCATTGCCAGCGACTTGCGGGCTAATCCCTTGGTCCAAAAGGTGGAAACGATGCAGTTTGCCCGGGGCCGCGCGGCGGAGTTGCCGGTCACGGCCATCGTGCGCAGCAAAGAGCCGGGGGCAAAATTTCCCCTGGATGTGGCCCCCAGCGACGAGCAGGCCGTGGCGGCCAAATTTGAAGCGGGCGAAGTAATCACCAGCGCGGTTTTTGCCCACCGGGCAAATGTGGCAATCGGGGACGAGATCACCGTCGAGCTAAACAATAAAAAGTCCCGCCTAAGGATTGCCGCCCTGACGCGCGATTATAATCCCGGGGGTATGACGCTCTATTTTTCCGACCAGGTGGCGCGGGAGCAATTTGACCTGCAAGATATCGATATGTACCTGGTCACCGCCAAGCCGGGACAGGCCGAAGCCCTGGGGATCAGCCTGGCTCCCTTTGCCAAGGAACAAAGCCTGACACTCAAGTCATTTAATGAGATGAAACAGGTTCTGGATAACATCCTCACCGGCATCCAGGGGGCCTACTGGTTGCTCTTGGTCATGGGCTTTGTGGTGGCCGCCTTTGGGATCGTGAACACGATGACCATGAATATATTAGAGCAAACCCACGAGATTGGCCTGTTGCGGATCATTGGCATGACCCGCGGGCAGATCCGCAATTTGTTTATGATCCAGGCCGCGCTTATCGGCATGTCCAGCGCCCTGATCGGCGGATTTGCCGGGGTTGTCACCGCCTATATCATGCAACGCACCTCGGAACCCATCTTGGGATATTCCGTCCCCTTCAGCCTGCATTGGCCGCTGTTGATTTGGAGTTGCCTCTTGGCGGTCATAATTGGCGTGGTGGCGGCGATCTGGCCCATTCGGCACGCGGTCCGTTTAGAGTTGGCCACCGCCTTGGCAAGTGAATAA
- a CDS encoding caspase family protein translates to MFNIFQLKKLVLRLLLLLPGCLSLTGDLAAQNSPAAGTGKKYAILVGVETYDPTFFNALNYAEEDVRELASALEKLEFDVTLMTAQAKLPAHKPNTAKKILAQIAERCKKLEAADTLVVALSGHGVQFTKQPKLEDGSRESYFCPEEADLRDLDSLVPLSGVMQLIAQSSAERKLLIVDACRNEAESELFKSSKEQELEPVGLVPRTVPRGMLTLYSCSDSEKSVEHPELKHGVFTFHVAKYLRGEATNYPGDQISLTGLAGYATRETSDFVKKKLDRDQTPVLVSPTGISDWPLGMLTTGKSALDAEEIALRKEFAAKLLEKIGAKIADTQRASADSNQEDGVSPKTYDVELAWCYAQLGNEAEVLRRIDRGFPAPAAETPANTAEENDAAPFNATLDPSLEAAARVLGILKARKPTAKTEELLARIMLLAGKYAGEARRAFFAADQFQERRAATDLDQFRREFEYLVSKLTARELEDFTIIGDFISRTPTTVELLKKNPPLVQKLRDVYAQAGGESDIPTNHLIVAALCGEVETMIRLVEEHQFYSHGFWCVYPLVERREFANLKKFLAASSKTQNTTGTFKGLNDLFHVLCVTNAIQACLDAGLRREAAELYEQFGKNLPLFEGGMLADGYRTRGGMAISHAASSYMPFSTSLYGRMNLPQDYARAELNRELQAKQKLNPDLVPAARIRALEALLAGQPGLDELDTEAQIVFIEGLLRDCFPQ, encoded by the coding sequence ATGTTTAACATTTTCCAACTAAAAAAACTCGTTTTGCGGCTCCTCCTGCTATTGCCGGGTTGCTTATCGCTCACCGGCGACCTTGCCGCGCAAAATTCCCCGGCGGCGGGAACCGGCAAAAAGTACGCCATCCTCGTGGGTGTGGAGACTTACGATCCCACGTTTTTTAATGCGCTCAATTATGCCGAGGAAGACGTGCGGGAACTGGCCAGCGCGCTGGAAAAACTGGAATTTGACGTCACCCTGATGACCGCCCAGGCCAAGCTGCCCGCCCACAAGCCCAACACGGCCAAAAAAATTCTGGCACAGATCGCGGAGCGATGTAAAAAGCTTGAAGCGGCGGACACGCTGGTGGTGGCGTTGTCGGGGCATGGGGTGCAATTTACCAAGCAGCCGAAGCTGGAGGATGGTTCGCGGGAGAGCTATTTTTGCCCGGAAGAAGCGGATTTGCGCGATCTGGACAGCCTGGTTCCCTTGAGTGGCGTGATGCAATTGATCGCTCAGTCGTCCGCGGAGCGAAAACTGCTGATCGTGGATGCCTGCCGCAACGAAGCGGAGTCCGAGTTATTTAAATCGAGCAAAGAGCAGGAATTAGAGCCGGTCGGGCTGGTGCCGCGAACCGTGCCGCGGGGCATGCTGACCCTCTATAGCTGCAGCGATAGCGAAAAAAGCGTTGAACACCCCGAGCTAAAGCACGGCGTGTTTACTTTTCATGTAGCGAAATATTTGCGCGGCGAGGCGACCAACTATCCGGGCGATCAAATTAGCCTGACAGGTCTGGCCGGTTATGCCACGCGGGAAACGAGCGACTTTGTCAAAAAGAAGCTCGACCGGGACCAGACCCCCGTCCTGGTTAGTCCCACGGGGATCAGCGACTGGCCCTTGGGGATGCTGACGACCGGCAAAAGCGCGCTAGACGCGGAGGAAATTGCCCTGCGCAAAGAATTCGCCGCAAAGTTATTGGAAAAAATCGGGGCTAAAATCGCCGACACGCAGCGCGCATCGGCAGACTCAAACCAGGAAGATGGCGTTTCGCCAAAAACCTACGACGTGGAGCTAGCCTGGTGTTATGCCCAACTAGGGAACGAGGCCGAGGTGTTGCGGCGGATTGATCGGGGCTTTCCCGCTCCCGCGGCAGAAACCCCGGCCAATACTGCCGAGGAAAACGACGCTGCCCCGTTTAACGCCACGTTAGATCCTTCCCTGGAGGCCGCCGCCCGCGTCTTGGGCATCCTCAAGGCCCGCAAGCCAACGGCCAAAACAGAGGAGCTACTGGCGCGGATCATGTTGCTGGCGGGCAAATACGCGGGGGAAGCGCGGCGGGCATTTTTTGCCGCGGATCAATTTCAAGAGCGGCGGGCCGCCACGGATTTAGACCAGTTTCGCCGCGAGTTTGAATACCTGGTTTCCAAATTAACCGCCCGGGAATTGGAAGATTTCACCATTATTGGGGACTTTATCTCCCGCACGCCAACGACGGTGGAATTGCTCAAAAAAAATCCTCCCTTGGTTCAAAAACTGCGGGATGTTTACGCCCAGGCGGGAGGTGAATCGGACATCCCCACGAATCACTTGATCGTGGCAGCGCTATGCGGGGAGGTGGAGACGATGATTCGCCTGGTGGAAGAGCATCAGTTTTACTCCCATGGCTTTTGGTGCGTGTATCCGTTGGTGGAGCGACGGGAATTTGCCAACCTGAAGAAATTTCTGGCCGCTTCATCTAAAACTCAAAACACCACCGGGACCTTCAAAGGATTAAATGACTTGTTCCATGTGTTATGCGTGACCAATGCGATCCAAGCCTGCCTGGACGCCGGTCTGCGGCGCGAGGCGGCGGAACTGTATGAACAATTTGGCAAAAATCTGCCGTTGTTTGAGGGAGGCATGCTGGCGGATGGTTATCGCACGCGGGGGGGCATGGCTATCTCCCACGCGGCGAGTTCTTATATGCCTTTTTCCACCTCGCTATATGGACGCATGAATCTGCCCCAGGACTACGCGCGGGCGGAATTGAACCGCGAATTGCAGGCGAAACAGAAACTTAATCCGGATCTTGTCCCAGCGGCCCGGATCCGCGCGCTGGAGGCCCTCTTGGCGGGCCAGCCGGGTCTGGATGAACTAGACACGGAGGCCCAGATCGTGTTTATCGAAGGGTTGCTGCGGGATTGCTTTCCGCAATAG